A part of Microbulbifer sp. MI-G genomic DNA contains:
- a CDS encoding tyrosine-type recombinase/integrase has product MLNRPKPKTLVACVEWYLEDCLVKGLSPRTIEGKRSSLNAFTQWALSERLKRPQQIGIEEIEAYQAYLFRHRQPFTQKPLQKPTIRNRLTAVKVLFRRLHVRGIIKENGLALMELPKVPRQLPKGYLDVEEIEATLQQSLLHDHKGLRDRAMLAVFYATGIRRMELANLNVDDVDVKTGVVTVHKGKGEKDRRVPIALSACTWVQLYLKHVRPKLQQLHSGSALFLDNKGLKFREHQVTRIVSKYVQRAGINKPGACNLFRHSTATLMHENGADIRVVQDMLGHADISTTQIYTHVAINHLKRVYAETHPAALNAGRSS; this is encoded by the coding sequence ATGTTAAATCGTCCAAAGCCAAAAACACTGGTAGCCTGTGTGGAGTGGTATCTGGAGGATTGTCTGGTCAAAGGGCTTTCACCCAGAACCATTGAAGGCAAGCGAAGCTCGCTCAACGCTTTCACTCAATGGGCTCTGTCTGAGCGCTTAAAACGCCCTCAGCAGATTGGTATTGAAGAGATTGAGGCCTACCAGGCGTATTTATTTCGTCACCGCCAGCCGTTTACACAAAAACCGTTGCAAAAGCCGACCATTCGTAACCGCCTCACCGCAGTGAAAGTCCTCTTTCGCCGCTTGCATGTGAGAGGCATCATCAAAGAAAACGGGTTGGCCTTGATGGAATTACCGAAAGTCCCTCGGCAGCTACCCAAGGGATATCTGGACGTTGAGGAAATTGAGGCTACCTTGCAACAGTCGTTGCTGCATGATCACAAGGGGTTGAGAGACCGAGCGATGCTGGCGGTGTTTTACGCCACCGGCATTCGGCGAATGGAATTGGCCAATCTCAATGTTGATGATGTGGATGTAAAAACTGGGGTGGTGACAGTGCATAAGGGTAAAGGAGAGAAAGATCGTCGGGTACCGATTGCCCTCTCAGCCTGTACCTGGGTGCAGTTGTACCTCAAGCATGTTCGCCCCAAATTGCAGCAGTTGCATTCGGGATCAGCTTTGTTTCTGGATAACAAAGGCCTGAAGTTCCGGGAGCATCAAGTAACCCGTATTGTGTCCAAGTACGTGCAGCGAGCAGGTATCAACAAGCCCGGTGCCTGTAACCTGTTCCGGCACTCCACTGCGACCTTGATGCATGAGAACGGTGCGGATATCAGGGTAGTACAGGATATGCTGGGCCATGCCGATATTTCCACCACCCAAATCTATACTCATGTGGCGATTAACCACCTGAAGAGAGTGTATGCCGAAACCCACCCAGCGGCACTCAATGCCGGGAGGTCGTCATGA
- the istB gene encoding IS21-like element helper ATPase IstB → MARVTTHREGYEMEFQQNVDKLTQLKLTGMLEDYRLGHGDPAVEALSFDQRFGRAIDSQVHHTELRRFQNLQRKAKLKQREACVEGIDYTASRGLNRSLMGSLNACSWVDKANNIVITGPTGTGKSYLACALGNQCLRRGLSVLYLRLPRILEAIMVARADGSLSALRLSYAKPRVLIVDDFGLSATTHQESADLLEVIEDRYDSGSLIMSSQVPYVDWLNYIDDPTVADAILDRVMHRAHRIELRGESMRKLYNSVREDV, encoded by the coding sequence GTGGCGCGAGTTACTACGCACAGGGAGGGCTATGAGATGGAGTTTCAACAGAATGTGGACAAGCTCACTCAACTGAAATTGACGGGTATGCTGGAAGACTACCGCCTTGGGCACGGTGATCCGGCAGTGGAGGCGTTGAGTTTCGATCAGCGGTTTGGGCGAGCGATTGATAGTCAGGTTCACCATACCGAACTGCGCCGTTTTCAGAATTTGCAGCGCAAAGCGAAACTGAAACAGCGAGAAGCATGTGTAGAGGGTATCGACTATACCGCCAGCCGTGGTTTGAACCGCTCGCTGATGGGGAGCCTGAATGCCTGCTCCTGGGTGGACAAGGCCAACAACATTGTGATTACCGGGCCGACTGGTACCGGTAAGAGCTATCTGGCTTGCGCGTTGGGTAATCAATGCTTGCGCCGAGGGTTGTCCGTGCTCTATCTCCGGCTACCTCGCATACTGGAAGCAATTATGGTTGCTCGTGCGGACGGCTCGTTATCAGCGCTAAGGCTATCGTATGCCAAGCCCAGGGTGTTAATTGTTGATGATTTTGGCCTCTCCGCCACAACGCACCAGGAATCTGCCGATTTGTTGGAGGTGATCGAAGATCGCTACGACAGCGGCAGTCTGATCATGAGTTCGCAGGTGCCTTATGTCGATTGGCTGAATTACATCGATGATCCCACCGTTGCTGATGCCATTCTCGATCGTGTTATGCATCGTGCTCACAGGATTGAATTACGCGGCGAGTCCATGCGCAAGCTGTACAACAGTGTCAGGGAGGATGTGTAA
- a CDS encoding DUF6088 family protein, translating to MSVALKVSNRVERMKRGVPFSITGFYALGNRTSVQKALSRLAQEGVVERVSKGIYVRPKPLPSMPSIKTTASAEQVAKVWAKEHGYKLVSQGQEAAYRLGLQTQAPMRTIFWSNGPSREFRIGNEVVEVRHITEQKLRWGNGPEGALLRGLLVTPPESVEVSNLKTAFRRLSLSSSETREILHKLSALPLLHAWQNKFRQLEQAA from the coding sequence ATGTCTGTTGCCTTAAAAGTTTCAAACAGGGTTGAGCGCATGAAGCGTGGTGTGCCCTTTTCGATTACAGGGTTTTATGCACTGGGCAATCGCACATCTGTACAAAAAGCACTCAGTCGCCTTGCTCAGGAAGGTGTGGTTGAGCGGGTATCCAAGGGTATATATGTCCGTCCCAAGCCTCTGCCTAGCATGCCGTCCATTAAAACAACGGCCAGCGCCGAGCAGGTGGCCAAGGTTTGGGCTAAAGAGCATGGTTATAAACTGGTCAGTCAGGGTCAGGAGGCTGCGTACCGGCTAGGGCTGCAAACTCAAGCGCCGATGAGAACGATCTTTTGGAGTAATGGCCCCTCTCGGGAGTTCAGGATTGGAAATGAAGTGGTTGAAGTGCGCCATATTACTGAGCAAAAGCTTCGTTGGGGGAATGGGCCAGAAGGTGCTCTGTTGCGAGGGCTGCTGGTAACTCCGCCTGAGTCAGTTGAAGTGTCTAACCTAAAGACTGCTTTTCGCAGACTGTCGCTATCCAGCTCCGAGACTAGGGAGATACTACATAAGCTCAGTGCATTGCCTCTGCTTCATGCTTGGCAGAATAAATTCCGCCAGCTGGAGCAAGCCGCTTAG
- a CDS encoding serine/threonine protein phosphatase, which translates to MTTNERLIAIGDIHGCYSHLTCLIDQIQPTEHDLLVFLGDYIDRGPDSRAVIDYCFSLKDRYPCVFIKGNHEEMLLASLEDEAYFNYWMQYGGDKTLESYGLPLKTSSVTQIPDEHIEFMAQCLDYYETDDFIFSHAQPNPEKSMDQQTAEELRWEHREIETLHCTTKPVIYGHTTQRNSQVRALSSGWGIDTYAHGGGWLTALVLPQGEVIQVNQFSEVKKSRVPSVQL; encoded by the coding sequence ATGACTACAAATGAACGGCTCATTGCCATTGGCGACATCCACGGCTGCTACAGCCATCTCACATGCCTGATCGATCAGATCCAACCAACTGAGCATGACCTGCTGGTCTTTCTCGGTGATTACATCGACCGAGGCCCCGACTCGCGGGCCGTTATTGACTACTGCTTTTCGCTGAAAGATCGATACCCCTGTGTTTTCATCAAAGGCAACCACGAGGAGATGCTTCTCGCCTCCTTGGAGGATGAGGCGTATTTCAACTACTGGATGCAGTATGGTGGTGATAAGACCCTAGAATCCTATGGCCTACCCCTTAAGACCAGTTCAGTTACCCAAATCCCGGATGAGCACATCGAGTTTATGGCGCAATGCCTCGATTACTATGAGACGGATGACTTCATTTTCAGCCATGCCCAGCCCAACCCGGAAAAGTCTATGGATCAGCAAACGGCTGAAGAGCTTCGCTGGGAGCACAGAGAGATCGAGACTCTTCACTGCACCACTAAACCTGTTATCTATGGGCACACTACCCAGCGGAATAGCCAGGTTCGTGCTCTATCCTCCGGCTGGGGAATAGATACCTATGCCCACGGCGGCGGTTGGCTGACAGCACTGGTGTTGCCGCAAGGTGAGGTGATCCAGGTAAACCAGTTTTCAGAGGTGAAAAAATCCCGAGTGCCATCAGTTCAACTGTAG
- a CDS encoding toprim domain-containing protein has translation MIELLNTYQGHPSAVYDLRWLGYADFPEIDGDNPTNQTLIDQVFAYYQEALFYNPRALDFLRQLGIEDAELLKRLGIGFADRTLGKQLPLGRTKAGALIRGNLQRLGMFVGSGGEFFRGTLVFPNRNEHGEITEAYGERITPRLRPGTLYHLYWSVQSAGFYNVRALHQFQEIILCKNPLEALILLSAGYRNVVATLGLRGFGTEHLEALAGSRARSVTIAFDGTVKGDQTSRLVAQALSTCGVECSRLAFPAGMDLKGYVLEHGTEALRFLVSGAQPCAQTYEALREDGLC, from the coding sequence ATGATTGAGCTACTGAATACTTATCAAGGCCATCCATCCGCTGTCTACGATCTCCGGTGGTTAGGTTATGCAGACTTTCCCGAGATTGATGGTGATAACCCGACTAATCAAACACTGATCGATCAGGTCTTTGCCTATTACCAGGAAGCGTTGTTCTACAATCCGAGGGCATTGGATTTCCTGCGCCAGCTCGGTATTGAAGATGCTGAGCTACTCAAACGGCTGGGTATTGGCTTTGCTGATCGTACCTTAGGTAAGCAGCTTCCGCTTGGCAGAACGAAGGCGGGGGCATTGATCCGGGGCAATCTCCAGCGTCTCGGAATGTTTGTTGGCAGCGGTGGTGAATTTTTTCGTGGTACGCTGGTTTTCCCCAATCGCAATGAGCATGGTGAAATCACGGAAGCTTATGGAGAGCGGATTACACCTCGGCTTCGTCCTGGTACGCTGTATCACCTTTATTGGTCTGTACAATCTGCGGGTTTTTATAACGTGCGGGCTTTGCACCAATTTCAGGAAATCATTCTCTGCAAGAATCCGTTAGAAGCATTAATTTTGTTATCAGCGGGTTATCGCAATGTGGTGGCTACTTTAGGTCTGCGAGGATTTGGTACTGAGCACTTGGAGGCCTTAGCGGGCAGCCGGGCTCGTAGCGTCACAATTGCCTTCGACGGTACGGTCAAAGGTGATCAAACCAGCCGCTTGGTGGCTCAGGCCTTAAGTACCTGTGGTGTCGAGTGTTCGCGGCTGGCGTTTCCGGCAGGTATGGATCTGAAAGGCTATGTGCTGGAGCATGGTACCGAGGCCTTACGGTTTTTGGTCAGTGGTGCTCAACCCTGTGCCCAGACCTATGAAGCGCTCAGGGAGGACGGTCTATGTTAA